CCAACGCAGCGAACTCATCAAAGGTGATCGGCTGAAGAGCCATAGAGAAGAAACCGCCAGCAGGGAAAACCGACCGGCGGCTACTGCCATCCTTGGTGTCCGCAGAAGCTATTTGCGATCCGCGGCCTTACGGGCAATGCTCGCCACCCATTCTTGGTTCTTGAGATACCAGGCGACCGTCTCCCGAATCCCGGTCTCAAAGGTGTACGATGGAGACCACCCAAGCTCCTTGGCCAGTTTCGAGGCATCTATGGCGTAGCGTCGATCGTGGCCGGGACGATCCTTGACGAAGGTCATGAGTTTCCTGGAATGGCCACCCAACTCGGGTTTAAGCTCGTCGACGAGGTCGCAGATCAGCTCAACGATCCTGATGTTCGGCCACTCATTGTTCCCGCCAATGTTGTAGGTCTCGCCCAACCCGCCAGCCTGCAACACCCGCCACAAAGCCTCCGCGTGATCACGCACATACAGCCAATCCCGAACATTCATGCCATCGCCATAGATGGGGATCGCCTTGCGCGCCAGAATGTTTTGGATCACCACCGGGATGAGCTTCTCGGGATACTGGAACGGGCCGTAGTTGTTGGAACAATTCGTGATGACCGTAGGCATCCCGTAGGTGTGATGATAGGCCCGGACCAACATGTCGCTCGAAGCCTTGCTGGCCGAGTAAGGAGAATTGGGAGCGTAAGGCGTGGTCTCGGTAAACAACCCGGTGGCCCCCAGGCTGCCATACACCTCATCCGTGGAGACATGATGAAACTTGAACGGCCCTGGCTTGCCAGCCCAGGACGCTCGACAAGCCTCAAGCAGATGAAATGTTCCCACAATGTTGGTGTGGATGAAATCCCCGGGCCCGGTGATGGATCGGTCGACGTGGGATTCTGCGGCCAAGTGCATGACGTGAGTGATCGCGTGACGATGAACCACCTGCATCACGGCATCCTTGTCCCGCAGATCCACCTTCTCAAACGAATACCTCGGAGAGCCTTCCGCCCCCCTCAGATTATCAAGGTTGCCGGCATAAGTGAGGCAGTCCAAGTTCACGATTCGCTGGATCTCCGCTCGTCCGATCAAAAGATGAATCAAGTTCGATCCGATAAATCCCGCTCCGCCTGTGATCAGCAAATTCATGTGTGTGTAGGTCGTCCGTTCCAGAATAGCCTTAGAAACCCGAATGCTTAAAACGCTTTGCCTTTCCGCCCCTGGATCACCCCAACTTCTCGGGTGTCCAGCGGGCGATAGAATCGTCCAGTGCCTCCAACACGGATCTTATCTTCACTCCGGCCGCCACGAGCTTGCTCGTGTCGAGAATGCAATTGGATCGGGGCGTCTTGGCGGCGGTCGCATAAAACTCTTCATCGCTCGCCCAAAACGAGAACTCCCGCTTGAGCTTCAGCCCGGCCTTCAGCCGATCCAGCACTTGGGCGGTGGTGATGGCCCCTGGGTTGGTCACGTTGTAGGTTCCGAAGGGGGCCCGGAGAGCCCATAGGTCCAGGCAGGCCTTCACATAGTCCTCCCGATGCGAGATCGAGTTGATGTTGTCGTACACCTTGGAGTACCTCTGGATCTTGGAGAGGTAGTTCCGCGGACTATCCCACTCATCGAAAGGAATTCTCAAACGCCAGATATAGCTGCTGCCCACGCCGGCTATCGCCTCCTCCCCCAGGGCTTTGGTCCCGCTGTAGAAACTGCAGGGGGGCTGACGGAAGGAAAAGTTGGGGGCATCGTCTTCTGCAAACCCGCTGAACGCGCCGGGGTTCTTTAGGAACAGCGCCCGCAGGGACGGCGCTGTCAGGTCCTTCTCGACGACCCAAGCGCCATCCAATTTCACTTTGGCTCCGGCGTAGATGCATCCCGAGGAGACGTGACCCCATGGCACCCCCGCGGCGCAGCAAGCATGGGCAATGGTGGCCGGCAGGAGGGTGTTTCCCTGGAGGGTGTCGGCTCTGGCCGTCTCACAGGCATCCACGTTGGGCTTGCCCGTATAGCCGGCCGCGTTGATGACAAATTCCGGCTTTTCCGCTCGGAGCAACTCGAGCAGCTTCGAGAAGTCAGAATAGTCCTTTTGCGACCGGGCGAGGTTCAAAAAGTCCCAGCGACGCCTCTCCAACTCCTTGGCGAAGGCCTGTCCGATGTAACCGCTGCCACCTAACAGAATGATCATAGCTCGATAAACTCGTAAACCGTTGTGGATCCCCGGCGAACCCACCCTCGAATCGTCATCAACCTTTCCTTCTCCGCTCCGCGAGGAGATTCACCAAATACTCCCGATACTCGCACTTGGGCACCTTGGCCGTCCAAGCCTCCAACTGATCGACACTTAGGAAACCCTGCTGGAGCGCCGCTTCCTCCGGGCATCCGATCTTTACTCCAGTCCGCTTCTCGATCGTTTGCACATAGGCGGAGGCCTCGTGCAAGCTACTGCTGGTCCCGGCATCCAGCCAGGCGAAGCCCCGGTTCAACCGGGCGACTCGGAGCGTGCCCCGCCGCAGATACTCCATGTTGACATCCGTAATCTCCAACTCTCCCCGCGGGGAGGGCTTCAAAGCCTTCGTGATGGCAACCACGTCGTTGTCGAACAGGTAAAGACCAGGCACCGCATAATGACTCTTCGGCTTTTGGGGCTTTTCCTCAATCGACAAAGCTTTGCCGTGCGCATCGAATTCCACGACGCCATATCGTTCCGGGTCCAACACCTGATATCCGAAAATCTGCGCGCCGCTCCGAAATTCAGAGAACGCCTTGTGAAAAACGTCGCCCCCATAGAAGATATTGTCGCCCAAGATCAGCGACACGGGGTCTCGGCCGATAAAACTCTCAGCGATCAAGAACGCCTGGGCGATGCCAGCCGGCTTGGCCTGCTCACGATAATCGATGGTCACGCCCCACTGGCTGCCATCTCCGCACAGCTGGCGAAAGCGAGGAAGATCATGCGGGGTGGAGATCAGGCAGAACTCCCGCACACCGCACTCGATGAGGGTCGTCAGCGGGTAGAACACCATTGGTTTGTCATAGACAGGCTGAAGCTGCTTGCTGGCCACCAACGTCAGCGGATACAGCCGTGAGCCCGCACCCCCTGCAAGAATGATTCCCTTCATAATATAAGTCGCTTGAGTCTTCGATCGAGATTTGTAGGCCGTTTTTCCCCGGAAGCTCAAGGCCGCACTACCGCCGCTGGCTGCCTCAGCCCGCCCTTGAGCAGTTCCCGGATTCTGAGGAAGGACTGACGAACCCGCTGCTTCTGGTTTTCCAGACTTCGCGCCAAACTCTCCCGCTCCACCCGCAGGGCCGCCTCCCCGGCGTCGCAGATGCCGCTGAAAGCGGTGGCCTGCTGAAGCGCGGGCGGAGCCCAGGTCCGTAGATAGCTGGGGATCTTGAGAATGCTAGGATCCAGGCCAAGATAGGGCACTTTAAAACTCATGGCCGTGATCACCCCATGCAGACTTGTGCCCAAGTACAAATCCGAATTGGCGATGGTCATCATGACCGCTTCAATGCTCTGCGGCTTCACAAAAGTGCTCCTGGCCTTTAGCTCCTTGTTCAGCACCTGCAAGGGTACCTGGTCATCGTGTCCAGGGCAGTTCCCGATGGAAAGCAGCACAATGTGACGCCCGGTCCGTTCCGCCAGGCGGTCGAGCTGGTCGCGGACCACCGGCAGATGCTCCTCCCAGTGGTGACCGCGCATTTGGTAGCAGATGTATCCGGTTCCCGAGGGCGATGGGCGCTTCGGATAATAATCCGACATCAGGATCGCGCTGTCCGGAGTCAACACCACTTTCTCACAGCCCAGCCCTTCCTTGATGCTCCGGGTTGTGTCCTCCTCGCGCGCACTGATGTAGCAAGCCCGATCAAACACCTTTTTGACATTGTCCCGATGCTCGCTCTCGTGAGTGTCACACCCTCCGACGGCATGAAAAAAGAAATCCACTTCCTCCAACAGCGAGTCCCTCGATGGAACAAAGGGCACTGGCTCCGAATGCCCCAAGACGCTTCTCACCACTCGCTCAAACCCGCGTCGAGTGGTTCGCCGAACGGCAAACAGATCGTAGATCCTCCGAAATGCCGGACTCACATAGCTGTACAAGGTGGCCCAATCGCTGCCGAGAACCTCGCCTCCCGCCACCAGGATGGCATCGCGTGGCTCGAGGTTGCCTCGACGCTGATAAAGAGAGCCATAGGGCACGGTGGGAAGCGCGCCCAACTCGACCAGATTGGTGCGAACGATGGCGGTGTTCACCACTTCAAACTCCTGCTCGAGCTGCTTGTGGGCGATGATGGGGAACAGGAGGTCGCCGTAATTGAAGCGATCAGACGCCGACAGGACAAAAACTCTTCGTGTCATAAATAGATACTGGACGCGGCGGGCATCGAACCGGGCTCGGGTTGGCCTGGTTCGCAGCCTGCCACCTCAGGAAAATCGACAAGCCAGCTGATGATATAACTTCAAAAATGCGCCCTTGCCCTCACGAAAACCTTCCAGCCGAAAGGCCGCGGTCAGGGCCGCATACAGCAGGAGGGCGGCCCCCGACTCCAGAATCAGCCGGGCCCAGGTGTTGGGCCAGGTGATCAGGGTCATCCCATAGTAGACCAAAGCCGTGCTGACCACCGCAACCAGGAGCAACGGAACCACCGAACGAAGGATCTCAGACATACGGATACCCATGGCCTTGGAGGCGAACAGGAGGTTGATCAGATAGGCGATCACGCCCGCGACCGCCAAACCGATGAGATAGCTGCGAATATCCATGACGAACAGCATGGCCAGGTTCACCGTAAACACCGCCTTCTTCACCACCTCCGCCTTAAGGAACCCGGTCGAGTTCCCCGTCGCTTGAATCACCGCCCCGAGGGGGGCGCTCAACGGATAGACAAATGTTCCCATGAGCAGCAGCCGCAGATAGTCCACACACGGCAGCCACTTGGCCGAGAACAGGACCTTGACCACTTCCTCCGCGCTGACAAACGCGACTCCAGACACGGCAAAGATCAACCAGGCCAGGGGCAAATAGACTTTCCGGAACGAGTGCGCCAAGAGCGCCTGATTGCTCTGAATGGTGCTGAAGGCCGGGAATAGCACCCGGGCCAAACTCCCCGCTCCGTACTCCGAGATCAAATTCTCGAGCAGTTTGGCGCGCTGGAAGAAACCCAACTCGCCGGTCGAGAACGCTTTCCCGATGATGAATACATCCAGACGGCGATAGAGGGTGTCAATCACACCCGAAGCAAACATCTTGGAGCCGAAATCCCACAGCTCGTGAAGGGCCTGAAACGAAAAATCTCGGGAAACTTTCCACTGGCACGCCGGAAGGATCGCGAGGGTAAACACCAGTGTCTGCAAAATCATCTGCCACACCAAGGCCCACACCCCATACCCGTGATTAGCCATCAGGACGGCGACGGTTCCGGAAACGATGGCTGAAAGAATCCTCGCCTTGCTGATGGGCTCAAACTGGAGATGCTTCGTGAGGTAGGCCGTCTGAATGGATGAGAGAGCATTCAGAATAAACAGGAGGCCGGTGGCCACGATCACACCCTGAAGCTCCGGCGCGGCATAGAGCCGGGCGAGCCACCCTGAGCAGGCGCACACGATGAGACACAGGCCGAAGGAAAGAACTAGGGAGCAATAAAAGGCAGAGTTGTAATGCAGTGGGGTCACCTTCTCGCTTTGGATCAGGGCGCTATACATGCCCGCCTCCGAGACCACGCCCGCGATCACCCCGATGGCACCCGCAATGGCCAGCAATCCAAAATGCTCCGGTGAGAGCAGCCTGGCCAAAATCGTGGTCACCAGCAGGTTTACCAACTGACACCCAAACTTACCTATAAAATCCCACTTGAGCGCGCGGAAGCTGCTGCGCTTCAGATCCGCCAACTTCTCCCGATCGGCCGCCAACGGGTCGGCAGCCGGA
The nucleotide sequence above comes from Verrucomicrobiales bacterium. Encoded proteins:
- the rfbB gene encoding dTDP-glucose 4,6-dehydratase, whose amino-acid sequence is MNLLITGGAGFIGSNLIHLLIGRAEIQRIVNLDCLTYAGNLDNLRGAEGSPRYSFEKVDLRDKDAVMQVVHRHAITHVMHLAAESHVDRSITGPGDFIHTNIVGTFHLLEACRASWAGKPGPFKFHHVSTDEVYGSLGATGLFTETTPYAPNSPYSASKASSDMLVRAYHHTYGMPTVITNCSNNYGPFQYPEKLIPVVIQNILARKAIPIYGDGMNVRDWLYVRDHAEALWRVLQAGGLGETYNIGGNNEWPNIRIVELICDLVDELKPELGGHSRKLMTFVKDRPGHDRRYAIDASKLAKELGWSPSYTFETGIRETVAWYLKNQEWVASIARKAADRK
- a CDS encoding sugar nucleotide-binding protein, which gives rise to MIILLGGSGYIGQAFAKELERRRWDFLNLARSQKDYSDFSKLLELLRAEKPEFVINAAGYTGKPNVDACETARADTLQGNTLLPATIAHACCAAGVPWGHVSSGCIYAGAKVKLDGAWVVEKDLTAPSLRALFLKNPGAFSGFAEDDAPNFSFRQPPCSFYSGTKALGEEAIAGVGSSYIWRLRIPFDEWDSPRNYLSKIQRYSKVYDNINSISHREDYVKACLDLWALRAPFGTYNVTNPGAITTAQVLDRLKAGLKLKREFSFWASDEEFYATAAKTPRSNCILDTSKLVAAGVKIRSVLEALDDSIARWTPEKLG
- the rfbA gene encoding glucose-1-phosphate thymidylyltransferase RfbA; translated protein: MKGIILAGGAGSRLYPLTLVASKQLQPVYDKPMVFYPLTTLIECGVREFCLISTPHDLPRFRQLCGDGSQWGVTIDYREQAKPAGIAQAFLIAESFIGRDPVSLILGDNIFYGGDVFHKAFSEFRSGAQIFGYQVLDPERYGVVEFDAHGKALSIEEKPQKPKSHYAVPGLYLFDNDVVAITKALKPSPRGELEITDVNMEYLRRGTLRVARLNRGFAWLDAGTSSSLHEASAYVQTIEKRTGVKIGCPEEAALQQGFLSVDQLEAWTAKVPKCEYREYLVNLLAERRRKG
- a CDS encoding polysaccharide pyruvyl transferase family protein — protein: MTRRVFVLSASDRFNYGDLLFPIIAHKQLEQEFEVVNTAIVRTNLVELGALPTVPYGSLYQRRGNLEPRDAILVAGGEVLGSDWATLYSYVSPAFRRIYDLFAVRRTTRRGFERVVRSVLGHSEPVPFVPSRDSLLEEVDFFFHAVGGCDTHESEHRDNVKKVFDRACYISAREEDTTRSIKEGLGCEKVVLTPDSAILMSDYYPKRPSPSGTGYICYQMRGHHWEEHLPVVRDQLDRLAERTGRHIVLLSIGNCPGHDDQVPLQVLNKELKARSTFVKPQSIEAVMMTIANSDLYLGTSLHGVITAMSFKVPYLGLDPSILKIPSYLRTWAPPALQQATAFSGICDAGEAALRVERESLARSLENQKQRVRQSFLRIRELLKGGLRQPAAVVRP
- a CDS encoding lipopolysaccharide biosynthesis protein, whose amino-acid sequence is MANLNHADVDPAADPLAADREKLADLKRSSFRALKWDFIGKFGCQLVNLLVTTILARLLSPEHFGLLAIAGAIGVIAGVVSEAGMYSALIQSEKVTPLHYNSAFYCSLVLSFGLCLIVCACSGWLARLYAAPELQGVIVATGLLFILNALSSIQTAYLTKHLQFEPISKARILSAIVSGTVAVLMANHGYGVWALVWQMILQTLVFTLAILPACQWKVSRDFSFQALHELWDFGSKMFASGVIDTLYRRLDVFIIGKAFSTGELGFFQRAKLLENLISEYGAGSLARVLFPAFSTIQSNQALLAHSFRKVYLPLAWLIFAVSGVAFVSAEEVVKVLFSAKWLPCVDYLRLLLMGTFVYPLSAPLGAVIQATGNSTGFLKAEVVKKAVFTVNLAMLFVMDIRSYLIGLAVAGVIAYLINLLFASKAMGIRMSEILRSVVPLLLVAVVSTALVYYGMTLITWPNTWARLILESGAALLLYAALTAAFRLEGFREGKGAFLKLYHQLACRFS